One window of Mesorhizobium sp. PAMC28654 genomic DNA carries:
- a CDS encoding ABC transporter permease subunit, with translation MFAEFWHYFSINKGAVIGLFVFALLILIAIFAPLLAPHSPDDQFRDFFLTPPAWQAGGNAQFLLGTDAVGRDMLSRLIYGSRFSLAIGFVVVTTALISGVILGLLAGYCRGWVDTLIMRIMDIILAFPSLLLALVLVAVLGPGLVNAMIAIAFVLQPHFARLTRAAVMAEKTREYVVSAKVAGAGHIRLMLVTILPNCIAPLIVQATLSFSNAILEAAALGFLGMGAQPPTPEWGTMLAEAREFILRAWWVVTFPGLAILITVFAINLIGDGLRDALDPKLKRS, from the coding sequence ATGTTCGCGGAATTCTGGCATTATTTCTCCATCAACAAGGGCGCGGTGATCGGTCTCTTCGTCTTCGCGCTGCTGATCCTCATCGCGATCTTCGCACCGCTGCTGGCGCCGCATTCGCCGGACGATCAGTTCCGTGACTTCTTCCTGACGCCGCCGGCTTGGCAGGCGGGCGGCAACGCGCAGTTCCTGCTCGGCACCGACGCCGTGGGCCGCGACATGCTTTCGCGGCTGATCTACGGGTCGCGCTTCTCGCTTGCGATCGGCTTCGTCGTCGTCACCACCGCGCTGATCTCCGGCGTCATCCTCGGTCTGCTCGCCGGCTACTGCCGAGGCTGGGTCGACACGCTGATCATGCGCATCATGGACATTATCCTGGCCTTCCCGTCGCTGCTGCTGGCACTGGTGCTGGTCGCGGTTCTCGGACCCGGCCTCGTCAATGCGATGATCGCCATCGCTTTCGTGCTGCAGCCGCATTTCGCCCGCCTCACCCGCGCCGCCGTGATGGCTGAGAAGACCCGCGAATATGTGGTCTCGGCCAAGGTCGCCGGCGCCGGCCATATCAGGTTGATGCTGGTCACCATCCTGCCCAACTGCATCGCCCCACTGATCGTGCAGGCGACGCTGTCCTTCTCCAACGCCATTCTCGAGGCCGCGGCGCTGGGCTTCCTCGGCATGGGCGCCCAGCCACCGACGCCGGAATGGGGCACGATGCTCGCCGAAGCGCGCGAGTTCATCCTGCGCGCCTGGTGGGTGGTGACATTCCCGGGCCTCGCCATCCTGATCACCGTCTTCGCCATCAACCTGATCGGCGACGGCCTGCGCGACGCGCTCGACCCCAAGCTGAAGAGGTCGTGA
- a CDS encoding ABC transporter permease subunit yields the protein MLRYILGKLALIIPTFVGITILAFGFVRILPGDPVLVLAGERGLSPERHTALMHQFGFDLPIWQQYLTYLTNVLSGDFGTSFSTKTPVLKDFLVRFPATVELAIFALIFAVVFGVAFGIFAAIRRGSWFDQLTMGTALAGYSMPIFWWGLLLIIVFSGTLHWTPVSGRIDLLYFFKPVTGFMTIDSLISGQKGAFRSALSHLILPTIVLGTIPLAVIARQTRSAMLEVLGEDYVRTARAKGLSPFRVVGLHAFRNALIPVVTTIGLQVGTLLTGAILTESIFSWPGIGKWMIDAISKRDYFTVQGGLLLIALIVMSVNLIVDVLYAAINPRIRAN from the coding sequence ATGCTGCGTTATATCCTCGGTAAGCTCGCCCTCATCATCCCGACCTTCGTCGGGATAACCATCCTCGCGTTTGGCTTCGTGCGCATCCTGCCCGGTGATCCGGTGCTGGTGCTTGCGGGCGAACGGGGCCTGTCGCCCGAACGTCACACGGCGCTGATGCATCAGTTCGGCTTCGACCTGCCGATCTGGCAACAATACCTGACCTATCTGACCAACGTCCTCAGCGGTGATTTCGGCACCTCGTTCTCCACCAAGACGCCGGTGCTCAAGGATTTCCTGGTGCGGTTCCCCGCAACGGTCGAACTTGCCATCTTCGCCCTGATCTTTGCGGTCGTCTTCGGCGTCGCCTTCGGCATCTTCGCCGCCATCCGCCGTGGTTCCTGGTTCGATCAGCTGACCATGGGAACGGCGCTTGCCGGCTACTCCATGCCGATCTTCTGGTGGGGGCTGCTGCTGATCATCGTGTTTTCAGGCACGCTGCACTGGACGCCGGTCTCCGGCCGCATCGACCTCCTGTACTTCTTCAAGCCGGTGACCGGCTTCATGACAATCGACTCGCTGATTTCGGGGCAGAAAGGCGCGTTCCGCTCGGCCTTGTCGCATCTCATCCTGCCCACCATCGTGCTCGGCACCATCCCGTTGGCCGTCATCGCCAGGCAGACGCGCTCGGCCATGCTCGAGGTGCTTGGTGAGGATTATGTGCGCACGGCGCGCGCCAAGGGTCTGTCGCCGTTCCGGGTCGTCGGCCTGCATGCTTTCCGCAACGCCCTGATCCCCGTCGTCACCACCATCGGCCTGCAGGTCGGCACGCTGCTCACCGGCGCCATACTGACCGAGAGCATCTTCTCCTGGCCGGGCATCGGCAAATGGATGATCGACGCCATTTCCAAGCGCGACTATTTCACCGTGCAGGGCGGGTTGCTGCTGATCGCATTGATCGTCATGTCCGTGAATCTCATCGTTGACGTGCTCTATGCCGCCATCAATCCACGCATACGGGCCAACTGA